A region from the Elusimicrobiota bacterium genome encodes:
- a CDS encoding nucleotidyltransferase domain-containing protein produces MNRKNAISILKKELPYLINKYGVQKIGVFGSTVKNKSNIDSDVDIFVKFSKPIGLEFVDFCEYLEQKLGKAVDVITPDGLEGIRVERVKKEMKEELKNNLIYV; encoded by the coding sequence ATGAATAGAAAAAATGCAATCAGTATACTTAAAAAAGAATTGCCATATCTGATAAATAAATATGGTGTTCAGAAAATTGGTGTTTTTGGTTCAACAGTAAAAAACAAATCAAATATAGATAGCGATGTAGATATATTTGTGAAATTTTCCAAACCCATTGGTTTAGAATTTGTAGATTTTTGCGAATATTTAGAGCAGAAATTAGGTAAAGCGGTAGATGTGATTACTCCTGATGGGTTAGAAGGGATAAGGGTGGAGCGAGTTAAAAAAGAAATGAAAGAGGAACTGAAAAATAATTTAATATATGTCTAA